Within the Solwaraspora sp. WMMA2056 genome, the region GTTCGTGACCAGCGCGGTGATGCTGCTGGCACTGGTGCCGCTGCAGGCCGCAGCCGAGGAGTACCTCTGTCGGGGCTGGCTGCTGCAGGCGGTCGGGGCGTATCTGCGCGGCCCGTGGCCGGCGATCGTGATCCAGGCGGTGCCGTTCGCTCTCGCGCACGGTTGGGGCACCACCTGGGGCTTCCTGGACCTGCTGCTGTTCGCGGTGGTCACCGGGTGGCTGACGGTCCGTACCGGTGGGCTGGAGGCCGCCGTCGCGCTGCACGTGGTGAACAACCTCGTCGCGATGCTGCTCGCCGGTGCGCTCGGTCAACTGACCATCGAGGAGACGGCGACCGACGCACCGTGGCAGATGCTCGTGGTCGACGCTCCGTTGCTGATCGGTTATGCCGTCGTGGTCGCCTGGCTGGCTGGGCGGCGAGGGCTGGACCGTACGACGCCGTCGGTGGTTCGGCACTCCGGTGAGCCGGCTGCGCTGACCGGTCCGCTCGGCGGCACTCGACCGCATTAGTGCTGACTGCGGTAGTTGCGGCAAAGGTCGTACTTGGAGATGTTTTGTCTGTTAGAAAGCCTTATTGGTTGAGTAGCTTCCACTGAAGGGGCGCGTCCCATGGCCACGCCAACACTGCGGTCCGCCGACCGGGTTCTGCCCACCGCGGCGGCCCGGCTGCGCCGCTACGACAGGGTCAAGCGGGTGATCGACGTACTCGGCGCGGTGACCGCCCTGGTCGTCGCGGCCCCGGTGATGGCGGTGGTCGCCGTGGCGATCCTCATCCGGCTGGGGCGGCCGGTCCTCTTCCGACAGGTCCGTCCCGGCCGGGACGGTGAACTGTTCGAGATCATCAAGTTCCGCACGATGCGTACCGTGGACCCGGCCCGTGGCCTGGTCGACGACGCCGACCGGCTGACCAGCTTCGGTCACTGGCTGCGGGCGACCAGCCTCGACGAGCTCCCTGGACTGTGGAACGTGCTGCGTGGCGAGATGAGCCTGGTGGGGCCCCGTCCCCACCTGGTCAAGTACCTCGACCTCTACACGCCGTGGCAGGCCCGCCGGCACGAGGTGCGGCCGGGCATCACCGGGCTGGCCCAGGTCCGCGGCCGCAACGCCCTGGCCTGGGAGGACAAGTTCGCCTACGACATCGAGTACGTGGACAACCGCAGCCTGCGGCTCGACCTGCGGATCCTGGCCGAGACCGTACGGGTGGTCCTGCGGCGCGAAGGTATCGCCGCCCCGGGCACGGTGACCTGGCACGAGTACACCGGCCCACCGGCGGACGCGGCCGGTGGGCCGACCGACGCCGGGTGCACGACCCCGTCCACCGACGCCCGAGGTGCCGGCCCGTCGCTGGCGCGTTCGTCGTCGGCCCGCGGGTGCGGCAGTTGACGACGGGGCCGACGGTCCTGCTGTTCGGTGCCTCCGGGCTGCTCGGCCGCAGGGTGCACGCCGCGCTCGGTGTCGACCTGCGGGTGTGCGCACCGGCGCGGGCCGGCTGCGACCTTGCCGCCGCCGACCCGGTGGCCCTGGCCGACCTGCTGGCCACGGTCCGCCCCGACGTGGTGGTCAACTGCG harbors:
- a CDS encoding type II CAAX endopeptidase family protein, translating into MTPMSYPPPAAPARPWRIAAPAGTPYHRLAATDVHRWWRPLLGTGAVLVSFLAVQVALIIVFMIVAFVLDAPRDADGLPVLPPLAETAYALLGIAAGLPLVLVAAWLIQRRSPGSVSSVVGRIRWSWLGRCLLIALPVVVGLLAGTYGLMALTGADTGVDDVDWVGVTMFVTSAVMLLALVPLQAAAEEYLCRGWLLQAVGAYLRGPWPAIVIQAVPFALAHGWGTTWGFLDLLLFAVVTGWLTVRTGGLEAAVALHVVNNLVAMLLAGALGQLTIEETATDAPWQMLVVDAPLLIGYAVVVAWLAGRRGLDRTTPSVVRHSGEPAALTGPLGGTRPH
- a CDS encoding sugar transferase, translating into MATPTLRSADRVLPTAAARLRRYDRVKRVIDVLGAVTALVVAAPVMAVVAVAILIRLGRPVLFRQVRPGRDGELFEIIKFRTMRTVDPARGLVDDADRLTSFGHWLRATSLDELPGLWNVLRGEMSLVGPRPHLVKYLDLYTPWQARRHEVRPGITGLAQVRGRNALAWEDKFAYDIEYVDNRSLRLDLRILAETVRVVLRREGIAAPGTVTWHEYTGPPADAAGGPTDAGCTTPSTDARGAGPSLARSSSARGCGS